In Crinalium epipsammum PCC 9333, the genomic window CCATAACGAATACCTACCGAACCTGCCAGGATAGAAGGGAAAACGTGAACGCTCAAAATACTATCAACTTTTTCCATCACGCCATCTGCTACCATCCAGCTAGCGCCTAGAGAAATTTCCTCTGCTGGTTGAAATAAAAACCGCACATTTCCTGGTAAGTTTTCCTCAAGCTGCGACAGCACCATTGCCGTACCTAAGCCTACGGTGGTGTGGACATCATGCCCGCAAGCGTGCATAACTCCTGGTTGACGGGAAGAAAAATCTAGTTCTGTGCGTTCAGTAATGGGCAAAGCATCCATATCTGTACGAATTGCCAGCAACCTGGAGTCTATACCATCACCTTTTAATTCCCCGACAACGCCAGTTTTACCCACAGATTCTTGCACATGGATACCGCAAGAAGACAGCACACCAGCAACATAGGCGGCAGTTTGGTATTCTTGACCGCTTAATTCTGGGTGAGAGTGAATGTGGCGGCGGATTTCAATCAAGCGCGGTGCTAGTTTTTCAGCTATCTCTTTGATACGGGTCAGCATTTATTAAATAGTTGATTAAGAATTAATTAAGCTGTCCCTATGATAAAAGTCACTGGGGGGTAGTTGTAAGATTTGGTGGTGATGTATGGCTCTAGTTTGAAAAATTCTGACTAAAAAGAACTTAGAGGCGATGAATTTTGGGTAAATTATCATTCCTCTGTAATTTTTTTTGTGTATTGTTTAATCTGCGATCGCGAAGTGCTGCTGCGAAGCGCAGATCGCACGGCACTCAAATTAATCTCATGCTCTGGGATACTCACAGTATGAGAAATTTGCAGCATAATTCAACAATTGCCCAGAGATATTAGTTGATCAGATTTTGCTCTGATTCGCCTTTTCTAATTATCTCAAAGCAGACTGAGTAAGGGAAAGAAGCCGATGGATCGATTGAATTTAAATGTACTCCAGCAGTTTTGGGCGATCGCCAAATCCTATTGGTCAGGGGATGAAAAATGGCAAGCTAGAGGGTTACTGCTTTCTGTTGTGCTGTTGCTGCTGGCTTATACAGGGTTGAGTGTGTTACTCAACAACAAGCGAGGGGCGTTGATTTCATCCCTCTCTGCCCAGGATGAGCCGCGTTTCTGGCAAACTGTGATCGTTTTCATCGGCGTGTTAGTAATTTATGCGCCTCTGTTGGCAGCATATACTTATTTGCGCGATCGCCTGAGTTTGCAATGGCGGCGCTGGCTTACTCATCGGTTTGTAGATAATTATTTTAGCGATCGCGCTTACTACAATCTGCATATCTTAGATACTGAAATCGACAACCCAGATCAGCGAATTGCGGAAGATGTTCGCAGCTTTACCCAAGAATCTCTCACTTTTTTGTTAGTGCTGGTGGAGTCTGTGTTGTCGGTGATTGCTTTTAGCAGTGTACTTTGGGGCATTTCTAAACCTCTGGTATTTTTCTTGGTGCTGTATGCCTTAATTGGAACATTAGTGACAACGGTTATATTTGGTAAACCCCTTGTCAGACTTAACTTTGAACAACTGAAGAGGGAAGCAAATCTGCGTTTTAGCTTGGTACGAGTTCGGGAGAATGCAGAAGCGATCGCTTTTTATCGGGGAGAGGAACGCGAATCTAATCAGGTCAAACAGCGATTTCTGGATGTGTTTGAGAATGTTCAACGACTGCTGGTTTGGGAATTGAACTTAAATATTCTCACCAACGCTTATGAGTTCATTCCCTTCGTTTTGCCTGCTTTGGTGGTAGCCCCTGCAATTTTTGCTGGAGAAATGGAGGTGGGGAAAGTGTCTGAGGCACAAGGGGCTTTTATCCGCGTCTTTTTCTCCCTCAACCTTGTAGTTGCCCGTTTCCAAGCTTTGACCACCTTTGGAGCCGGAATTAACCGTCTCTATACTTTTGCTCAGTTTTTAGAACAGAAAGAGTCAAATCAAGCATCCGAGGAACAACCAAGGATTCAGACAGTTGAGGCAGATAGCCTCGCAGTGGAACACCTCAGCTTGCAAACGCCTAACTATCAACGCACATTGGTAGAAGATTTATCAGTGGAGTTACCTGTTGGGCAGGGGCTTTTAGTGATGGGGGCGAGTGGTTGTGGCAAAAGTTCACTGCTGAGAGCGATCGCAGGGTTGTGGAATTCTGGTAAGGGTGCGATCGTTCGTCCTGAACCAAACCAGATTCTATTTCTGCCCCAGCGTCCTTATATGGTGTTGGGTACTCTGCGCGATCAATTGCTCTATCCCAATACCCACCTTGAGGTTGACGATCAACACCTGAAGCAAGTTTTAGAACAGGTAAACTTAGCGGATCTCGATGAAAGATTTGGTGGATTTGATGCCCAACTGGATTGGACAGATGTTTTATCTTTGGGTGAACAACAACGGCTGACCTTCGCGCGATTGCTATTAAATAAACCCAAGTACGCCATTTTAGATGAAGCGACGAGCGCACTGGATTTGAGCAATGAGGAAAAGCTATATCAACAATTGCAAGCAGTTGGAACTACTTTTCTAAGTGTGGGGCATCGCTCTACGTTGGCGAACTATCATCAGTCTTTGCTGGAACTCTCGCAGGATAAGACTTGGCAGATTAAACAACCTGTGGCTATAGGAAAAGAACAGTCGGAATTGTTTGAACTTCCTTCGACTAACTGATATTTTAGGGCGATCGGCAGATTCGGACTAAACGATAAAGTAGTCATTTTCACCTAATGCTGTGCGATACTCACAATGTTGGAAATTTACAGCATAATTTATTTGTTTGACAGAAAATAGAATATTCTTGTGGGTAGAGTCTTACGCAGTTTTGATCTTTGGTTAAAATTCCTATGCCATCAGAATCCGAGTTCAAAGCCATATTTTCCGAATTCCAAGGTTAAAGAGTGAATGATGATTGCTTGCTAGTTTCAGTAAAAACAGTACACTTTATCTAGCTGTAGGTCATATACTCAACAAGTATCTGAGGAGCGTTAAAGTTATTTTGGGTTTGGCACAGATACTTCATCCATAAAGAGGTAAAACTGATTAGAAGGAGAATATGGTTGAGCTTACTACAGAGCAATTAATTTATTTGCTTCATGCTTATGCCTACACAGAAAGGGATACGGTAACAAAAGGTACTGTCAAATCCTATTTGCCGGAGGAGTGGAAGGAAAAAGCCGAGGAAATTTACACTGGCTTAGAGCAGCAGAAGCTAATCAAACTAACGAGTAAGGGGCGCTTCTTGGTAACGGAGCAAGGAGAGAGAACCCTAATTGCTAATTTAGCTGCTACTAATTATCAATTCACCTCTATAAAAGGCCCCAAGGTCTTGAATACGTTGTTGAAATGTATTGGGAAGGCTGCTGAGGGGTGCTTTGATCTCAACTCTTCTGAGAAGATGACCTTTGATGAATTTTTGTTCAAATTCAAAACACTATACTTTGAAGAACGGAAGCGTCAAGAGTTAACTGGGGTTGTGGCTATCCACAAGCAAGAAATACTTAAAAGCTTTCAGGATGCTAACTCAGCAACCCTCTCTCTAGAACAACTGAATGTTTATTTTGATAAATTGAAGTCCAGCGGTAAAATTTTTGTTTCTAAAGGCGAAAAAGATGAATTAATCCATTGGGTTGAGTAATATGTCTGGTTATTCAGAGAATTCTAAATTCATAGAAGCCTTTCTTAGAAAAGTTGCTTCTGGGCGTGACTTTACTCAAGACATTTGGGTTGAGCGTGAAGTTAAACGCCAAGGAGAAGGTGGTGAAGTTACTAAGGCTAGTAGTTCTTCCCAAAAGATTATTGG contains:
- a CDS encoding ABC transporter ATP-binding protein/permease, with translation MDRLNLNVLQQFWAIAKSYWSGDEKWQARGLLLSVVLLLLAYTGLSVLLNNKRGALISSLSAQDEPRFWQTVIVFIGVLVIYAPLLAAYTYLRDRLSLQWRRWLTHRFVDNYFSDRAYYNLHILDTEIDNPDQRIAEDVRSFTQESLTFLLVLVESVLSVIAFSSVLWGISKPLVFFLVLYALIGTLVTTVIFGKPLVRLNFEQLKREANLRFSLVRVRENAEAIAFYRGEERESNQVKQRFLDVFENVQRLLVWELNLNILTNAYEFIPFVLPALVVAPAIFAGEMEVGKVSEAQGAFIRVFFSLNLVVARFQALTTFGAGINRLYTFAQFLEQKESNQASEEQPRIQTVEADSLAVEHLSLQTPNYQRTLVEDLSVELPVGQGLLVMGASGCGKSSLLRAIAGLWNSGKGAIVRPEPNQILFLPQRPYMVLGTLRDQLLYPNTHLEVDDQHLKQVLEQVNLADLDERFGGFDAQLDWTDVLSLGEQQRLTFARLLLNKPKYAILDEATSALDLSNEEKLYQQLQAVGTTFLSVGHRSTLANYHQSLLELSQDKTWQIKQPVAIGKEQSELFELPSTN